The following nucleotide sequence is from Streptomyces bathyalis.
ACAGCCATCCGCGACGACATCTCCGCCAACCTGGAAGCGGTCGAGGACCTGGAGCAAGCCGCGGCCTCCAGCGGTGGTCTCGACCTGGTCCTCGTCGAGTCCGGGGGCGACAACCTCACCGCCACCTTCTCCAGGGGCCTCGTCGACGCTCAGATCTTCGTCATCGACGTGGCGGCCGGTGACGACATCCCCCGCAAGGGCGGCCCCGGCATCACCACCGCGGACCTCCTCGTGATCAACAAGACCGACCTCGCCCCGCACGTCGGCTCCGACCTGGCCGCCATGGCCCGGGACGCGGAGGCACAGCGGGGCAGCCGCCCCGTCGCCTTCACCTCGCTGAAGGCCGAGGACGGCGTGACCCCGGTCGCCGACTGGACGCGTGCCCGGCTCTCGGCCTGGCAGAAGCAGGAGACCGTGACCGCGTGAGCGGCACAGCAGGCGAGGGCAGCACAGCGCCGACGGCCGAGGACGACAGCGCGAGAGCCCGAGCAGCGTGGCCTCGCGCTTTCGCCGTGCGGGCCGGTGCCCGCGTCACAGCTGTGGCGGACGGCCGCGGCGGTACCGCAGTCCCTCTGGTCAGCGGTACGGGACCGCTCACCCCGCGCCTCACGCGAGCCGCCCGGGACGCTGCGGAAGGCGAAGCACGAGTCACCCTCGTCGGCGCCATGAGCGCCCCACTCGGCGGCGACCAACTGACCCTGGACGTACGGGTCGAGGCCGGTGCCAGGCTGCGGATGGACACCGTAGCGGCCAGCGTCGCACTGCCTGGTCGCGGCGGTGACGCAGCTCGATACGACGTGCGGCTGACCGTGGGCGAGCACGCACAATTGCGGTGGCTGCCCGGGCCTCTCATCTCGGCCTCACGCAGCGACCTGCGTCAGACCGTGCACGTCGAACTCGCCCCCACCGCCCGTCTCGAGCTGCGGGACGTATTCGTACTCGGGCGCACCGGTGAGGAACCGGGGCGTCTCACCACCAGGGTCAGCGTCAACCGTGGCGGCCGCCCGCTGCTCGACCAGCAGCTCGACATCGGAGCGGGAGCCCCCGGGTGGGACAGCGGTGCCGTACTGGGCGGGCACCGTGCTGTGGGGCAACTGCTCCTCGTGGACCCGGACCTGGCCCGTGATCCGGCGCCGCCGTGCCTGCCGGGACCCGACGCCGTCGTCACGCCCGTGGAAGGACCGGCGGTGCTCGTCACCGCGCTCGGCGCGGACGCCCTGGCCGTGACGCCGCTGCTGAGGTGGCCGCCGACGCCCGCAGAGTGACAGGCCGCGCCTCGGTCACGCGTCACCCGCCGCGCCGAACGCCGGCTGCGCCTCCGGCGGGTACGCCATGCGGACGGGGGTGGGCGAGTGACGGCGGGCGAGGTCACCAACTTGCCGCAGCATTGCGGGAATCGGGCCCTGCGAGGGCTCCAGCCAGGACCCCTCGCGGTTGTCCCCGCAGCCACGCCGTACTCGTCCCACCCGTGACCAGCCGCGACCTGGAGCTAGCGGAGCAGTTCCTCCAATTCCTGGCAGGCTTGCTCCGCGCGCTCGCCGACGTCCTTGTCCGCCACCAGCCGTGGAAGGCTCGCCGCCGGATGGTCCAAGTACCGGGCGGCTCGGCCGGGCACCTCGGCGGCGTCCCCGACCAGCCTGTTGCCGAGCAGCACCGAGACCGCTTGCGGCCACAGCTCCGCCCTGTCCATGAGCTCGCGCACCGTCCTGGGGGTGGGCTCTTGAGCCGCGGCCGGCTCCGGAACGGTCCATGAGTGCCGGCCATGCCGCGCGACGACCGGCTCCTGTCCCGGCAGATGCACCGTGGCGCTCGTACCGACAGGCACCACCACGTCGAGGGAGAACTGACCGTCCGCGCGCTGCCACGCGACCGAAGCCTCACCGTAGGGCGTCAGATGGCGCGCCGAGGCGTGAGTCAGCGGACGGTGCGGTCGCGGCCTGACCGTGAACTCCCGGTAGCCGGGGGCCGCCGGGGCGAGCCCGGCGACGACGCGATGCATCCAGTCCGCCACCGCACCGAGCGCGTAGTGGTTGAACGACGTCATCTGGCCCGGGTTGATGGAGCCGTCGGGCAGCATGCTGTCCCAGCGTTCCCAGATCGTGGTCGCACCCATGGTCACCGGGTAGAGCCACGACGGGCAGCCCCGCTCCAGCAGCAGGTTGTATGCCAGGTCGAGCCGGCCGGTGGAGGTGAGGGCGTCCGTGATCAGGGGAGTGCCGACGAACCCGGTGCTGATCCGGAACCCGTTCACGCGCACGAGATCCGCGAGCCGCCGGGCCGCGGTCTGCCGCTGTGACTCCTCGGGCAGCAGCGCCCATTCGAGGGCGAGCGCGTAGACCGTGGGTGCATCACTGAGTACGCGCCCCGAACTGGTCACGTATTCGCGGGCGAAGGCCTCCCGGGTGCGAGCGGCCAGCGATGCGTAGTGACCGGCTTCGGTCTCGCGTCCCAGCACCCGTGCCGTCTCGGCGACGATCTCCGCGGACCGGGCGAGGTGTGCCGTGGCCACGACGTCCGCGTCGGCCTTCGCTGCGAACGGGTCGTCCGGTGGGGCGGTGGGGTCGAGCCAGTCGCCGAACTGGAACCCTCCGACGCACACGCCGTCCTTCGTCAGCGACGCGATCTTCTCCACCCAGGCGCACATGCTGCTGAACTGCCGCGCGAGGATTCCGGCGTCGCCATAGCGCTGATGGAGCACCCACGGGACGACGGTCGACGCGTCGCCCCATGCGGCCGCCGTGGGGTTCTCCTTGGTCACCGACTCCCGGGGGTTCCGCAGGTCCGGTATCACCCATGGCACGGAACCGTCCGGAAGCTGGTCCGCGGCGAGGTCGCCGAGCCAGGACTCCAGGAAGCCCGCGGTGTCGAAGAGAAAGCTCGCGGTGGGGGCGAAGACCTGGATGTCGCCGGTCCAGCCGAGACGCTCGTCCCGCTGCGGACAGTCCGTGGGGATGTCGAGGAAGTTGCCGCGGGTGCTCCACACGACGTTCTCGTGGAACTGCTCCAGGTCCGGCTCCGAACAGGAGAACCAACCGGTGCGCCGCAGCTGCGTGCCCACGACGACCGCCTCCACGTCGGCCTCCCGGAGTTCGGGAACGCCGGAGACCTCGGCGTAACGGAAGCCGTGAAACGTCAGGTTCGGTTCGAGCACCGCTTCGTCGTCGTCCGCGAGCACGTAGCTGTCTGTGGCCCGCGCGGTGCGCAGCGGACGGACACCGAGTTCGCCGTTCTCCAGAACCTCCGCGTGGCGGACGGTGATCTCCTCACCCGCCTTCGTTCCACGCACCTGGAGCCGCACCCAGCCGACCAGGTTCTGCCCGAAGTCCACCAGCGTCCGGCCGGACGGTGACCGGAAGACCCGGGTGGCGGGCACTACTTGGGTGACCCGTACCGGTGGTCCCGTGGGTGCGACGAGCAGGCCCAGGTCGGCGTCGACGACCTCCACGCTGTCCACGCGGGACTCCCGCGCACGCAGATCGGTTCGCTGGCCGTCGTACAACTCGTTGTCGATGATCCCGCTCTCGTGGGCGGTCCACGTCTCGTCGGTGCCGATGACCTCGCGTGAGCCGTCCCGATAGACCACCTCCAGCTGGGCGCACAACGACAGCCGGTCTCCGTAGACCGCCCGCCGGCCACCTCCCAAGCCCATCCGGCCTCGGTACCAGCCGTTGCCCAGCAGCACCTCGAGCGCGTTCTCGCCCTCGCCCACCAGGTCAGTGACGTCGAAGGTCTGGTACCGCAGCCGATGGTGGTAGCTCGTCCAGCCGGGTGCGAGGACGTGATCGCCCACCGGGCTGCCGTTGAGCTTCGCCGCGTAGACGCCGTGTGCCGTGGCGTACAGGCGGGCGGATGCGATGCCGGGTCGGAGGAGAGCCGTCCCCGTCAGCACTGGCGCCGGTTCTCCGAGACCGCCGATGGTCGCCGGGCTGATGAACCGGCCGGTCCAGTCGCCGGGTTGGAGCAGACCGGTCTCCACGGTGGACGGGGCGCTGAACTCCGTCCACTGATCGCCGGATGCCGCACGCACCCGGACGGATGCCTGCGTACGGGAGGGCAGCGGGTCGAACGGCCAGGGGACCAGGATCTGTTCGGGCGAGTCGACGCGGACGGTCGTCGCGCCGTTCAGTTCCACCTCGTACGCGGTCTGACGCCACGCCGGGTCGTCCGTGCTGGTCTGCCAGGACAGACGTGGCGCCGGTGTGCCGATGCCGAGGGCCGAGTCGAGGTGCTCGAACCGGACGGGGTTGATGACAACGGACTGCGCACTCATACGGTCGCACGCTCCGATTCGATCTGCTCGAGTGACTTGCCCGAGGTGTCGGGCATGAAGAAGTAGCCCACGGTGCCGCTGATGACGAGGAACACCACGAGCAGCCCCGCGACGGGCTCGATCCCGGTGGTGGCGAGGACGGGGACGAAGAAGCTCCAGATCCCGAGCACGACCCGGGCGGTGCCGAAGGTGAGCCCCTGGGCGGTGCCGCGCAGGATGGTCGGGAACAGCTCCTGGCTGAAGACCTTGTACATCGCCTCACCGGCAAGAGCGGCACCCACGGCCCAGAACACCAGATTGCCGATGATCACCGGGATGTTGAACGGCAGGAAGAGATAGATCGCGAACGCGATGATCTCCATCGACGCCCCGATGCCCCACATGCGCTTGCGCGTGGCGTGGGACCGGTCGGCCAGCCGCATGAAGAGCACCACCGTCGCCACCATGCCGAGGAAGAAGCCCAGCGCGGTGAGTCCCACGCTGACCGCCTGGGAGCCGGCATTGAGCGACTTGATGATGTACGGGTTGAAGGTTCCCTTCGTGCCGGCAGCGAGGTTCCAGAACGTGTAGATGGACAGCGTCCACAGCAGCGCCTGCAGATTCGCGCCGCGGAACAGGCTGCGCAGTTCGTGCCGGGACGTGGTCCGGGATGCGGACGCCTGCTGCCACCGGGGCGATTCGGTCAGACCTTGGCGCATGGCCCAGGTGACGATCGCGACCACTACCAGGTGAAGGAACACGATGCGGATGCCGAGCAGCTCCAGGGGAGCGAGCGCGAAGGCGAGCAGCAGCACGATCAACGGTCCCGCGTTCCAGGCGACTTGGGTGAAGCCGAGCAGCTTGCCGCGGGCCTTCGCAGGCGAGAACTCGCCCACCAGCGCCAGTGACGCGGGGACGTCCGCCCCTACTGCGACGCCGACGATGAACGTACCGATGAACAGCATCGGGGCGTTGAACGACAGCGCGATCAACAGCGCGCCTGCCGCGTACACCAGCAGGTCGTACTTGTAGATGCGCTTGCGGCCGAGCTTGTCTCCCAACCGTCCGCCGATGAACGCACCGAGCGCGCAGCCGATCGCGTTCGGGCCGATGGCGGCGAGCGCGCCGACGGCGCTGCTGCTCAGGCCGAGTTCGGACTGGAAGAGGGCAAAGCCTGCACTGAGCGCGACGATGGAGCCGGCGTCGATGTACGACGCCATGCCGGCCAGAATCGCCCACTTCCACTGCTGGCGCGTGATCGTTCCGCTGTCGTCCGCCGTACCGACGCCGACCGCTTCGGAGGATGCCATGGCGGTCTCCTAGTCCTCGCCGAGGCTGGGTATTGAAACGTATTTAGCGCGGCACCGTAGCTCTCAGCTCAGGGAGTTACAACACCTGGAGCAGGTCGAATCGAATCGTTTCAATGGATGGACGCCTATGAGGGCGCTGCCGGGTCCGGGGCAGGCCCGCCGCAGACGGGGGCCCGAGGGTGCGCCGGGAAGGCCGTGCCGGCGTGCGTGGCCGGCCACGGGTTGGCGGCCTCGCTCGCCGTTGCCACCGGACCTCGCGTCGCTGGAGGGGCCCGTCCGGTGAGAGCGCCATGGCAGGCGCACATGCAGCACTGCGACCGAGGTGACGTGCGGAAACGCCCGGCTGGTGCGCATTGGTAGGCCAGACTGCGTGCAGGATAAAACGTTTTATGCAGCGTAGGCTGGGGTGCGCGGGATACGCGGCCAGGGAGGAACGCACACCAGTGGCAGCCGTCGAAGGCGGGAAGACCGGCATGGTCAGCATCAAGGACGTCGCGCGGGAAGCCGGCGTCTCCATCGGCACCGTCTCGAATGCGCTGAACAGGCCCGACCGTGTCTCGGCCGACACCCGTTCACGTGTGCTGCAGGCTGTGGACGAACTCGGTTACGTGCGCAGCGAGTCCGCACGCCAGCTCCGCGTCGGACAGAGCCGCATCCTGGCGCTGCTGGTCCTCGACATCGGCAACCCGTTCTTCGCCGACGTCGCGCGGGGAGTGGAACAGGCCGCCCGGGCCGAGGGCTTGGGCGTCATGCTGTGCAACAGCGAGCACGACGAGACGGCCGAGGCGCTGTACCTGTCCCTGTTCGCCGAACAGCGCGTGCGGGGCGTGCTCATCACGCCCGCGGACCTGTCCGGGAAGAACATCAAGTCCCTCCAGCGCAACGGCATTCCGTACGTCTTCGTGGACCGGGTGGTCGCCGCCGACGAGGCGTGCTCCGTGTCGGTGGACGACGTATCGGGCGGGGAGCTGGCAGTACGCCACCTGATCGAGGCCGGGCACACCTCCCTTGCCTATGTCACCGGCCCCCTGCACCTCGCACAGTGCGAGGACCGGCTGGGCGGAGCGCTGAAGGCACTCAGCGACGCGGGACTCCCGCGGGAGGACCTGACGGTCCTGGAGCAGGGCGCGGACGACGTGGCGTCCGGCCGCGACGCCGGCTCGCGCTTCCTCGGCCTGCACTCACGGCCCACCGCGATCTTCTGCTCCAACGACCTGCTCGCCCTTGGGGTGCTGCAGACCCTGTTCGCTGCGGGAGTGCGTGTGCCCGAGGACGTCTCGATCGTGGGCTACGACGACATCGAGTTCGCCGAGGCCGCCGCGGTTCCGCTGACATCGGTGCGTCAGCCTGCGGTTCGCATGGGCCGGACCGCGGCCGAGTTGCTGCTCCACGAGACGAGTGGCGATCCCGGACACGAGCACCAGCGCATCGCGTTCCAGCCCGAACTCTTCGTGCGGCGTTCGACGTTGCCCCGCCGGCGATGACGTCCCAGACGGGTACCGGCCGCTCCGCGATCCGGTTCAAGCTGAAGCCCCGGTGGCAGCCACGCCGCGGCATCTGCTCAGGAGTGCCCGCCGGCCCCGTACGTCCCGAAGTCGGGCAGCCCTGCGCACTCGTAGACCTGGGCCGTGACGCCGCTCGGTGTCGTCTCGGAGCTCAGCAGCTTGAGCCCGGCCGGAGCGCCGCTGTCCGGGAACAGCCGCCGGCCGCTGCCGACCACCGCCGGCGCGATCATCAGCCGCAGTTCGTCGACCAGTCCCGCGTCCAGCAGTGACGCGCCAAGGCGGGCGCTGCCGTGGATCTGCAGTTCCCGTCCGGGCTGCCGCTTCAATGCGGCGACCTCGGCCGGTGCGTCCCCGGAGAGGATCGTGGTGGGCTCCCAGTCGGCCTTGGTCAGGCTGCGGGAGGCCACGTACTTCGGCAGGCCGTTGAGCTTGGTGGCGACGGGGTCGTCCGGGTCGTTCATCTTCGGCCAGTCCCGCGCGAAGTTGACATAGGTGCGGCGCCCGAACAGGAACGCGTCCACCTCGCCGAGCCAGCCCGTGACGATCCGCACGAACTCCTCGTCCAGGTGCGGCACGAGCCAGCCTCCCCGCGTGAACCCGTCGCTCGTGTCCTCCTCCGGGGACCCCGGACCCTGCGCCACGCCGTCCAGCGACAGGAACTCCTGCAGAATCAGCCTCACGGTGCACTGCCCTTCCTCGGCCCGGGACGCCTGCCGCCCCGGCCGAGTGGAGACCGCGTGACGCGCAAGAACTCATCGCCCATCCCGGCGGCCGCCCTGCGGGAGGCGCGATGCGTGAACACCGGGCAAGGATCTCCCGCTCGCACCGCGGGAGTTGACGCGAGCTGGTGGCGTCGTTGCCGCTGCGCGCGTGCCGGCTGAACTCACGTGCCGCCTCGATCGGCATCCCGGTACGCCGCAGTGCGAACCAGAACGTCGAGCAGCCCGAGCGCGTCATTGCCGAAGAGGCGCCGGCCACCCGCGTCGCGGGCAGTTCGCCCACGGGTCCTCGGGCAGTCGGACATGAAGAAATCCTCATGCCGGTCTCACCGTGCCTTCAGCCAGGTGTACGAGAACTGATGCATGTGCCGCCAGTGAACGACGGCTGCGGCCGCCGCCGATACCTGCCGCCGGGCGGCGGCGCCCTCAACGCCGTCGCGGTCGCGGCGCCGTCGTCCTCGCACGGGGCGAATCGGGAAGCGCGAGCGGGCGGGCGCGACCCATGGTTGCCGTCAGTGCGGGGGCTCCTCCTGCGGAGCAGCACCGGAAGGGGCGAGCACGATGTCGAACCGGACCTTCGACCAGGTGCCGTCGAGGGCGCGGCCGTCGGGGGGAGGCGTTCCGGCGGGCAGGCGCTCGAAGTCCTTGATCAGCGACTTCCTCACGCCGAACACGGCGTCGGATTCCAGCAGTTCGTCGCCGCGCACGAAGATGTGGGTGACCAGGGTGCGGTAGCCCTCGGCGATCACCATGAAGTGCAGGTGGGAGGCGCGCATGGGGGAGCGTCCGGCGGCTGTGAGCATCTCTCCCACCGGCCCGTCGTGCGGGATCGGGTACGGCGTCGGCGTGATGGCCCAGAACCGGTACTCGCCGTCCGGCCCGGTGAACAGGTGGGCCCGTCCCGCGGTGCGGCCGTCGCCGTACTGCACGTCGTAGAAGCCGTCGGCGTCCGCCTCCCACACCTCGATACGGGCACCGGGGACCGCGTTGCCGTCGGTGTCCCGGACTGTTCCCTCCACCCAGCACGGCTCGCCGGATGCCTCGCCCGCCATGTCACCGCCGAGCCGGATCAGGGGAGCGTCCTCGACGAAGAACGGTCCGAACACGGTCGCCTCGGTGGCGTCGCCGTACGCCTGGTTGTTGACCGTGATCGTCTGCATCGATGCGCCGAGGGTGTCGGACAGCAGGACGAACTCCTGCCGCTTGCCGTCGGTGATCCGGCCGACCCGGGTGAGGAACTCGATGGCCTTCTGCCATTCCTCTTCCGTGAGCCTCACGTCGCGGATGAACGCGTGCAGGTGCCGTACCAGCCCTTGCAGCAGCTCCTTGAGCCGCGGGTCGGCGCAGGCGTCGTACGAGCGCAGCACCCTCTCGAGGAGTTCCTCCTCGCGACGTGCCTGCTCGGAGCCGGTGTCGGGTGAGGCGTCGCTGTGGGTCATCGGGGCTCGGCTCCTTCCCAGGCCGCCCGCAGCAGGGCAGTAAGGCGGTCGGTGGTCACGGGGCGGGGATTTCCTGCGGGGACGGCGCCCCGCACGGCCTCGACAGCGGCCGGGATGCCCTCCTCGGGCATGCCATGGTCACGCAGGGCGGCCGGGGCGTTCACCTCGGCGCGCAGCCGGGTCAGCCCGCCGAGTGCGGTGTCGCTGCCGAACGCCTCAGCGATCCGCTGCTCGGCCTCCGGTGCGGCGGGAGCGTTGAAGGCCAGCACGTGAGGCAGCACCACCGCGTGCGTCTGCGCGTGCGGCAGGTCGAACATCCCGCCCAGCACGTGGCAGATCTTGTGGTGCAGGCCCGAGCCTGCCGACGCGAATGCGACCGCGGCCAAGTAGGCGCCGTAGAGCGTGTGTTCACGTCCCGTCAGCCCCGTCGGGTCCGTGACCACCTGCGGTAGGCCGATGCGCAGTGCCCGGATCGCCTCGGCGGCCAGTGCACGGTCGACGGGGTCGGCCCGTGGGCCCCACATCGAGTCCACGCAGTGCGCGAGCGCATTGAGACCGGAGGCGACGCTGAGGTCCACGGGAAGTGTGATCATGAGCGAGGGGTCGTAGACGATCGCGCGAGGGAGCACACGGTCGTCGACGCCCGTGGTCTTGTGGTCGTTCTGCGTGAGCCCCCAGACGTTGGTGGCCTCGGAGCCTGCGTACGTCGTGGGCACCGCCAGGATCGGCAGCCCTGTGGTCAGCGCGACCGCCTTGGCCAGTCCGGTCGTCGACCCGCCTCCGACGCACACCAGCGCGTCGGCCTCGTGTGCGCTCGCGGCGGCACGGGCGCGCTCGGCGACCGGCAGCGGCACGTGCATGGCGACATCGTGGTGCCAGTGCGTGACCGGCAGGCCCGCGGCGATCCGGCCCGCGAGTTCCCGCTCTGCGGCCGAAGCGATCACCATCACCCGGGAGGCGCCGAGGGCGGTGACCTCCTCGGCGAGCGCCGTCGCCGCCTCGCCGGAGGCGAACCGGACTCGCTGCGGGAGGTTGGTGTGCTCGAACTGCATCCGCTCGTACGGGCGTTGGGGAGTCATCGCGTGCCGGTGCTTTCTGCGAGGGCGTCGTCGGGGTCGTAACCGTAGATCCAGCCGTTCGCCACCAGCGGATCCGCGTCGGCGAAGGACCTGTCGCGGGCCTGCTGTTCGGGTCCGTCCGGCAGGTGGTTGACGAGGGACCGCGCGTGGCTGTCTTCCTGAAGTCGTGTGGTCCGGGGAATTCGCAGCTTCTCGTAGCGCAGCAGAGCCCGGGGCGGATCACCGAGGTCGTCGGCAAGGCAGCGGGAGAGGACGGCGGCGTCCTCGATGGCTTGAGCCGCCCCCTGCGCGAAGAAGGGGAACATCGGGTGGGCCGCGTCGCCGAGGAGGGTGACGGGGCCCTTGCTCCAGCGCCGCAGCGGTGCCCGGTCCAGGAGGGCCCAGCGTCCGGGCGTTCCGGCTGCACTGATGAGTTCGGTGAGCGCCGGATCCCAGGTGCCGAACTCGCCCAGGAACTCTTCCACTGTCGCGGTCGCGGTCCAGGACTCGACGTTGAAATCGCCCGCTGGAGCGAACGCGACGAGGTTCACCGACCGTCCGGCCGAGACGGGATAGTGCACCAGGTGGCGGCCGGGCCCGATCCAGAGCGTCTGGGCGTTGCGCCGGGCGAAGGCCGGGGCTCTCCCGGACGGCACGAGGGCGCGGAAGGCGCAGATTCCCGAGCAGGCGGCGGGCGAGGGTTCAGCGATCGCGGCGCGTACGACGGAGTGGATCCCGTCCGCTCCGATCACGACGTCCTTCTCGGCCGTCCCACCGTCGGCGAAGCGGAGCACGGGCCGGTCCCCGCCGTGAACGCGAAGACCGACGCAGCGCTTGCCGAGACGGACGCTGCCGTCGGGGACGGCTGATCGCAGGGCCTCCAGCAGGTCGGCGCGATGCGCGGTGTAGGTCTGCTCGCCGTACAGGTGCTCGCACGCCGAGGCGAGGTCCTCGGCCGACAGCACCGTGCCGTCCTGCCAGCGGCGGAACTCCCAGCCGACGTCGAGTCGCACGGCGTGGCGCTGGAACTGGTCCAGTACGCCGAGCCGGCGGAGCAGCCGCGCCGAGTTCGGCGCCACCACCAGTCCCGCTCCCATCGCCCTGAACTCCGGCGCCTGTTCGTAGACCGTGGTCGCGATCCCCTCCCGATGGAGGAAGGCGGCGGTCGCGAGGCCGCCGATCCCGCCTCCCAGAATCGCGATCCGCGGGCTTCGCGCACCTGCCTCGACCATCTGCTCCTGCTCCGCTTCCGCTCGGCATC
It contains:
- a CDS encoding maleylacetate reductase; amino-acid sequence: MQFEHTNLPQRVRFASGEAATALAEEVTALGASRVMVIASAAERELAGRIAAGLPVTHWHHDVAMHVPLPVAERARAAASAHEADALVCVGGGSTTGLAKAVALTTGLPILAVPTTYAGSEATNVWGLTQNDHKTTGVDDRVLPRAIVYDPSLMITLPVDLSVASGLNALAHCVDSMWGPRADPVDRALAAEAIRALRIGLPQVVTDPTGLTGREHTLYGAYLAAVAFASAGSGLHHKICHVLGGMFDLPHAQTHAVVLPHVLAFNAPAAPEAEQRIAEAFGSDTALGGLTRLRAEVNAPAALRDHGMPEEGIPAAVEAVRGAVPAGNPRPVTTDRLTALLRAAWEGAEPR
- a CDS encoding urease accessory protein UreD, yielding MSAPLGGDQLTLDVRVEAGARLRMDTVAASVALPGRGGDAARYDVRLTVGEHAQLRWLPGPLISASRSDLRQTVHVELAPTARLELRDVFVLGRTGEEPGRLTTRVSVNRGGRPLLDQQLDIGAGAPGWDSGAVLGGHRAVGQLLLVDPDLARDPAPPCLPGPDAVVTPVEGPAVLVTALGADALAVTPLLRWPPTPAE
- the ureG gene encoding urease accessory protein UreG, producing the protein MHLDQPAPFPQRHTHSARPDGAVARPDGARRALRIGLGGPVGSGKTATVAALCRVLREEFSLAVVTNDIYTREDAAFLLRAAVLPPERIAAVETGACPHTAIRDDISANLEAVEDLEQAAASSGGLDLVLVESGGDNLTATFSRGLVDAQIFVIDVAAGDDIPRKGGPGITTADLLVINKTDLAPHVGSDLAAMARDAEAQRGSRPVAFTSLKAEDGVTPVADWTRARLSAWQKQETVTA
- a CDS encoding MFS transporter; translated protein: MASSEAVGVGTADDSGTITRQQWKWAILAGMASYIDAGSIVALSAGFALFQSELGLSSSAVGALAAIGPNAIGCALGAFIGGRLGDKLGRKRIYKYDLLVYAAGALLIALSFNAPMLFIGTFIVGVAVGADVPASLALVGEFSPAKARGKLLGFTQVAWNAGPLIVLLLAFALAPLELLGIRIVFLHLVVVAIVTWAMRQGLTESPRWQQASASRTTSRHELRSLFRGANLQALLWTLSIYTFWNLAAGTKGTFNPYIIKSLNAGSQAVSVGLTALGFFLGMVATVVLFMRLADRSHATRKRMWGIGASMEIIAFAIYLFLPFNIPVIIGNLVFWAVGAALAGEAMYKVFSQELFPTILRGTAQGLTFGTARVVLGIWSFFVPVLATTGIEPVAGLLVVFLVISGTVGYFFMPDTSGKSLEQIESERATV
- a CDS encoding glycoside hydrolase family 78 protein; its protein translation is MSAQSVVINPVRFEHLDSALGIGTPAPRLSWQTSTDDPAWRQTAYEVELNGATTVRVDSPEQILVPWPFDPLPSRTQASVRVRAASGDQWTEFSAPSTVETGLLQPGDWTGRFISPATIGGLGEPAPVLTGTALLRPGIASARLYATAHGVYAAKLNGSPVGDHVLAPGWTSYHHRLRYQTFDVTDLVGEGENALEVLLGNGWYRGRMGLGGGRRAVYGDRLSLCAQLEVVYRDGSREVIGTDETWTAHESGIIDNELYDGQRTDLRARESRVDSVEVVDADLGLLVAPTGPPVRVTQVVPATRVFRSPSGRTLVDFGQNLVGWVRLQVRGTKAGEEITVRHAEVLENGELGVRPLRTARATDSYVLADDDEAVLEPNLTFHGFRYAEVSGVPELREADVEAVVVGTQLRRTGWFSCSEPDLEQFHENVVWSTRGNFLDIPTDCPQRDERLGWTGDIQVFAPTASFLFDTAGFLESWLGDLAADQLPDGSVPWVIPDLRNPRESVTKENPTAAAWGDASTVVPWVLHQRYGDAGILARQFSSMCAWVEKIASLTKDGVCVGGFQFGDWLDPTAPPDDPFAAKADADVVATAHLARSAEIVAETARVLGRETEAGHYASLAARTREAFAREYVTSSGRVLSDAPTVYALALEWALLPEESQRQTAARRLADLVRVNGFRISTGFVGTPLITDALTSTGRLDLAYNLLLERGCPSWLYPVTMGATTIWERWDSMLPDGSINPGQMTSFNHYALGAVADWMHRVVAGLAPAAPGYREFTVRPRPHRPLTHASARHLTPYGEASVAWQRADGQFSLDVVVPVGTSATVHLPGQEPVVARHGRHSWTVPEPAAAQEPTPRTVRELMDRAELWPQAVSVLLGNRLVGDAAEVPGRAARYLDHPAASLPRLVADKDVGERAEQACQELEELLR
- a CDS encoding intradiol ring-cleavage dioxygenase, with protein sequence MTHSDASPDTGSEQARREEELLERVLRSYDACADPRLKELLQGLVRHLHAFIRDVRLTEEEWQKAIEFLTRVGRITDGKRQEFVLLSDTLGASMQTITVNNQAYGDATEATVFGPFFVEDAPLIRLGGDMAGEASGEPCWVEGTVRDTDGNAVPGARIEVWEADADGFYDVQYGDGRTAGRAHLFTGPDGEYRFWAITPTPYPIPHDGPVGEMLTAAGRSPMRASHLHFMVIAEGYRTLVTHIFVRGDELLESDAVFGVRKSLIKDFERLPAGTPPPDGRALDGTWSKVRFDIVLAPSGAAPQEEPPH
- a CDS encoding dihydrofolate reductase family protein → MRLILQEFLSLDGVAQGPGSPEEDTSDGFTRGGWLVPHLDEEFVRIVTGWLGEVDAFLFGRRTYVNFARDWPKMNDPDDPVATKLNGLPKYVASRSLTKADWEPTTILSGDAPAEVAALKRQPGRELQIHGSARLGASLLDAGLVDELRLMIAPAVVGSGRRLFPDSGAPAGLKLLSSETTPSGVTAQVYECAGLPDFGTYGAGGHS
- a CDS encoding FAD-dependent monooxygenase translates to MVEAGARSPRIAILGGGIGGLATAAFLHREGIATTVYEQAPEFRAMGAGLVVAPNSARLLRRLGVLDQFQRHAVRLDVGWEFRRWQDGTVLSAEDLASACEHLYGEQTYTAHRADLLEALRSAVPDGSVRLGKRCVGLRVHGGDRPVLRFADGGTAEKDVVIGADGIHSVVRAAIAEPSPAACSGICAFRALVPSGRAPAFARRNAQTLWIGPGRHLVHYPVSAGRSVNLVAFAPAGDFNVESWTATATVEEFLGEFGTWDPALTELISAAGTPGRWALLDRAPLRRWSKGPVTLLGDAAHPMFPFFAQGAAQAIEDAAVLSRCLADDLGDPPRALLRYEKLRIPRTTRLQEDSHARSLVNHLPDGPEQQARDRSFADADPLVANGWIYGYDPDDALAESTGTR
- a CDS encoding LacI family DNA-binding transcriptional regulator, which encodes MVSIKDVAREAGVSIGTVSNALNRPDRVSADTRSRVLQAVDELGYVRSESARQLRVGQSRILALLVLDIGNPFFADVARGVEQAARAEGLGVMLCNSEHDETAEALYLSLFAEQRVRGVLITPADLSGKNIKSLQRNGIPYVFVDRVVAADEACSVSVDDVSGGELAVRHLIEAGHTSLAYVTGPLHLAQCEDRLGGALKALSDAGLPREDLTVLEQGADDVASGRDAGSRFLGLHSRPTAIFCSNDLLALGVLQTLFAAGVRVPEDVSIVGYDDIEFAEAAAVPLTSVRQPAVRMGRTAAELLLHETSGDPGHEHQRIAFQPELFVRRSTLPRRR